Proteins encoded within one genomic window of Lysinibacillus louembei:
- the norA gene encoding multidrug efflux MFS transporter NorA: MFEKSSKVTLSILLINLFIAFLGIGLVIPVLPTIMNELNISGSVVGYMVAAFAITQLIISPIAGKWVDRYGRKIMIVIGLFIFGFSEFLFGIGTTVSVLFISRMLGGVSAAFIMPAVTAFIADITTVATRAKALGYMSAAISTGFIIGPGIGGFLAELGTRIPFYAAGVLGVVAAIGSMLLLKEPTRAEAEPVEQGEEQKSGFQRIFVPMYLIAFLIIFISSFGLAAFESLFSLFVDHKFSFTPKDIAIVITGGAIVGAVAQVVLFDRLTKRLGEIAVIRYSLIFSTLLVFIMTVVNSYMAILITTFLVFVGFDLIRPAVTAYLSKIAGNEQGFVGGMNSMFTSLANIFGPIIGGALFDKNFDYPYYFAALVLGIGFIITIFWRKPKNYSSY, translated from the coding sequence ATGTTTGAGAAAAGTTCAAAAGTCACCTTAAGTATTTTATTAATTAATTTATTTATTGCCTTTCTAGGTATTGGCCTCGTCATTCCTGTTCTTCCAACAATTATGAATGAATTAAATATAAGCGGCTCAGTGGTCGGCTATATGGTTGCTGCCTTCGCTATTACACAGCTCATTATCTCACCTATCGCAGGAAAATGGGTAGATCGTTATGGTCGTAAAATTATGATTGTAATTGGGCTATTTATTTTCGGCTTCTCAGAGTTTTTATTCGGTATTGGAACTACTGTATCTGTTCTTTTCATATCTCGTATGCTTGGTGGGGTCAGTGCGGCGTTTATTATGCCTGCTGTTACAGCCTTTATCGCTGACATTACAACAGTGGCTACACGTGCGAAAGCTTTAGGCTATATGTCTGCGGCAATTAGTACAGGATTTATTATCGGGCCTGGTATCGGTGGATTTTTAGCAGAGCTTGGCACACGCATTCCGTTTTATGCAGCAGGAGTTTTAGGGGTTGTCGCAGCAATTGGCTCTATGCTATTGCTGAAGGAACCAACGCGAGCAGAGGCTGAACCTGTGGAGCAAGGCGAGGAACAAAAGTCTGGCTTCCAGCGCATTTTTGTACCAATGTATTTAATCGCCTTTTTAATTATTTTTATTTCTTCATTCGGCCTAGCTGCCTTTGAGTCATTATTTAGCCTTTTCGTTGACCATAAATTCAGCTTTACACCAAAGGATATCGCCATCGTTATTACAGGTGGAGCAATTGTTGGTGCAGTAGCGCAAGTTGTCTTATTCGATAGGCTAACGAAGCGTCTCGGTGAAATTGCAGTAATTCGCTACTCGCTTATCTTCTCGACATTGCTTGTTTTCATTATGACTGTCGTTAACTCGTATATGGCGATTTTAATTACAACATTTTTAGTATTTGTTGGCTTCGATTTAATTCGCCCTGCTGTTACTGCTTATTTATCAAAAATTGCAGGAAATGAACAAGGCTTTGTTGGAGGCATGAACTCCATGTTTACGAGCCTTGCTAATATTTTCGGCCCAATTATCGGTGGTGCATTGTTCGATAAAAACTTTGACTACCCGTACTATTTTGCGGCTCTCGTACTGGGTATCGGTTTTATCATTACGATTTTCTGGAGAAAGCCAAAAAATTATAGCAGCTATTAA